A single genomic interval of Streptomyces sp. NBC_00663 harbors:
- the scpB gene encoding SMC-Scp complex subunit ScpB, whose product MSEETTDVPAGQRTVADLDLKPALEAVLMVVDEPATEEHLAKILQRPKRQIADALRELADEYTVQGRGFELRLIAGGWRFYSRPEFAAAVEGFVLDGQQARLTQAALETLAVVAYRQPVSRSRVSAVRGVNCDGVMRTLLQRGLVQEAGTEPETGAILYTTTNYFLERMGLRGLDELPELAPFLPEAEAIEAETLEGVPSFDPDAPDAPDGHDADD is encoded by the coding sequence GTGAGCGAGGAGACCACCGACGTCCCGGCCGGGCAGCGCACCGTCGCCGACCTCGATCTCAAGCCCGCGCTCGAGGCCGTCCTCATGGTCGTGGACGAGCCGGCGACCGAGGAGCATCTCGCGAAGATCCTCCAGCGGCCCAAGCGGCAGATCGCGGACGCGCTGCGGGAGCTGGCCGACGAGTACACGGTCCAGGGACGCGGTTTCGAGCTGCGGCTGATCGCCGGCGGCTGGCGTTTCTACTCCCGGCCCGAGTTCGCGGCGGCCGTCGAGGGCTTCGTCCTGGACGGCCAGCAGGCCCGGCTCACCCAGGCGGCGCTGGAGACGCTGGCGGTCGTCGCGTACCGCCAGCCGGTCAGCCGCAGCAGGGTCTCGGCGGTGCGCGGAGTGAACTGTGACGGGGTCATGCGCACCCTCCTCCAGCGGGGTCTGGTTCAGGAGGCGGGCACGGAACCCGAAACAGGTGCGATCCTGTACACGACGACGAACTACTTCCTGGAGCGGATGGGCCTGCGTGGCCTGGACGAGCTCCCGGAGCTCGCGCCCTTCCTCCCCGAGGCGGAGGCGATCGAGGCCGAGACACTGGAAGGGGTCCCGTCGTTCGATCCGGACGCTCCTGACGCGCCGGACGGCCACGACGCAGACGACTAG
- a CDS encoding pseudouridine synthase, with protein sequence MRSSSGRNSSGNNGGSRGGNSGGRGGSSGGRGNHRGAGNNRDDSQGGRPKKPRPEERRYDVGPGASPEGPKTGRGASARGGAKGGPKQGQGTGRGRWVPATSREYEARAEERNRERYANKKDVKLPKTFPGAEQEGERLQKVLARAGYGSRRACEELIEQARVEVNGEIVLEQGKRVDTEKDEVKVDGLTVATQSYQFFSLNKPAGVVSTMEDNEGRQCLGDYVTNRETRLFHVGRLDTETEGVILLTNHGELAHRLTHPRYGVKKVYLAHIVGPIPRDLGKRLKDGIQLDDGYAKADHFRVVEQTGKNYLVEVTLHEGRKHIVRRMLAEAGFPVDKLVRVAFGPITLGDQKSGWLRRLSNTEVGMLMQEVDL encoded by the coding sequence ATGCGAAGCAGCAGCGGCAGGAACAGCAGCGGAAACAACGGCGGGAGCCGTGGTGGCAACAGCGGCGGCCGCGGCGGGAGCAGCGGGGGCCGCGGTAACCACCGCGGTGCCGGGAACAACCGCGACGACAGCCAGGGCGGCCGGCCGAAGAAGCCCCGTCCCGAGGAGCGTCGCTACGACGTGGGCCCCGGCGCCTCCCCGGAGGGGCCGAAGACGGGGCGCGGCGCCTCGGCGCGCGGTGGCGCCAAGGGCGGGCCCAAGCAGGGCCAGGGCACCGGGCGCGGCCGTTGGGTGCCGGCGACCTCCCGTGAGTACGAGGCGCGTGCCGAGGAGCGCAACCGCGAGCGGTACGCGAACAAGAAGGACGTGAAGCTCCCCAAGACCTTCCCGGGCGCCGAGCAGGAGGGCGAGCGGCTGCAAAAGGTCCTCGCGCGCGCGGGCTACGGCTCGCGGCGGGCCTGCGAGGAGCTCATCGAGCAGGCGCGGGTCGAGGTCAACGGCGAGATCGTCCTGGAGCAGGGCAAGCGCGTCGACACGGAGAAGGACGAGGTCAAGGTCGACGGTCTGACCGTGGCCACCCAGTCGTACCAGTTCTTCTCGCTGAACAAGCCCGCCGGCGTCGTCTCCACCATGGAGGACAACGAGGGCCGTCAGTGCCTCGGCGACTACGTCACCAACCGGGAGACCCGGCTCTTCCACGTCGGGCGGCTCGACACCGAGACCGAGGGTGTCATCCTGCTCACCAACCACGGTGAGCTGGCGCACCGGCTGACCCACCCCCGGTACGGCGTGAAGAAGGTCTACCTCGCGCACATCGTGGGTCCGATCCCGCGCGACCTGGGCAAGCGCCTCAAGGACGGCATCCAGCTGGACGACGGGTACGCGAAGGCGGACCACTTCCGGGTCGTCGAGCAGACCGGCAAGAACTACCTCGTCGAGGTCACCCTGCACGAGGGCCGCAAGCACATCGTGCGCCGGATGCTGGCCGAGGCCGGCTTCCCGGTCGACAAGCTGGTGCGCGTGGCCTTCGGCCCGATCACCCTGGGCGACCAGAAGTCGGGCTGGCTGCGGCGGCTGTCCAACACCGAGGTCGGCATGCTGATGCAGGAAGTCGACCTGTAG
- a CDS encoding TIGR03086 family metal-binding protein — MNAGELLERSLAYALGSVAGAENAGLGRVTPCAEWDLGELLGHLDDSLEALYEGLTGGRIGLLPHTDRVCGFRTRARAVLGAWAAGPGDEVLVGERPLDVRVMGAVGAVEIAVHGWDVAQACGRPRPLPAALAAELLPVARCVVAAEDRGVRFAEPVAVASCVPPEVRLLAFLGRRDSLAG, encoded by the coding sequence GTGAACGCCGGGGAGCTGCTGGAGCGTTCGCTCGCCTACGCGCTCGGGAGTGTCGCCGGGGCCGAGAACGCGGGCCTCGGCCGGGTCACGCCGTGCGCCGAGTGGGACTTGGGGGAACTGCTCGGCCATCTCGACGACTCCCTGGAGGCGTTGTACGAGGGGCTCACCGGCGGACGGATCGGGCTGCTGCCGCACACCGACCGGGTCTGCGGGTTCCGCACCCGCGCGCGTGCCGTGCTCGGCGCCTGGGCGGCCGGACCGGGCGACGAGGTGCTGGTCGGTGAACGGCCGCTGGACGTGCGGGTGATGGGTGCGGTCGGCGCCGTCGAGATCGCCGTGCACGGCTGGGACGTCGCCCAGGCATGCGGCAGGCCGCGGCCCCTGCCGGCCGCCCTGGCCGCCGAGTTGCTGCCCGTGGCCCGGTGCGTGGTCGCGGCGGAGGACCGGGGAGTGAGGTTCGCCGAGCCGGTCGCGGTCGCGTCCTGCGTGCCGCCCGAGGTCCGGCTGCTGGCCTTCCTGGGGCGCCGCGATTCCCTCGCGGGGTGA
- a CDS encoding DUF72 domain-containing protein yields the protein MGEILVGTCSWTDRALTGSGWYPPGRRDAEGRLRHYAGRFPVVEVDSAYYALPDARTSTLWAERTPPGFVFDVKAFSLLTGHPTRSSVMPDGLPADPRDPTVLDAVWARFTEGIEPLRAAGRLGGVLFQFPPWFRPGQWAGAFLRECAERTAGWPISVEFRHPGWWRREWADVTAALLARYGMTAVAVDMTQSLPSSIPPVAPVTSPRLSVVRFHGRSASWGTGSKEDRFRYAYQEAELAEWLPRLRSLSGRVDALHVLFNNCCGTAAVRAAETMQRLLTGADTAPAAPAPPASPAPPASPGSRSTR from the coding sequence ATGGGCGAGATCCTCGTGGGCACGTGTTCGTGGACGGACCGGGCGTTGACCGGCAGCGGCTGGTATCCGCCGGGGCGACGGGACGCCGAGGGACGGCTGCGGCACTACGCCGGGCGGTTCCCGGTCGTCGAGGTCGACTCGGCGTACTACGCACTGCCCGACGCCCGCACGAGCACGTTGTGGGCCGAGCGCACCCCGCCCGGCTTCGTCTTCGACGTGAAGGCGTTCTCGCTGCTCACCGGTCATCCGACCCGGAGTTCCGTGATGCCGGACGGGCTGCCCGCCGACCCCCGGGACCCGACGGTGCTCGACGCGGTGTGGGCGCGCTTCACCGAGGGGATCGAGCCACTGCGGGCGGCCGGCCGGCTCGGCGGTGTGCTGTTCCAGTTCCCGCCATGGTTCCGGCCCGGGCAGTGGGCCGGGGCGTTTCTGCGGGAGTGCGCCGAACGCACCGCCGGGTGGCCGATTTCCGTGGAGTTCCGGCATCCCGGCTGGTGGCGCAGGGAGTGGGCGGACGTGACCGCCGCTCTGCTCGCCCGGTACGGCATGACGGCCGTGGCCGTCGACATGACACAGAGCCTCCCCTCCTCGATCCCGCCCGTCGCTCCGGTCACCTCGCCGCGGCTGTCCGTCGTCCGCTTCCACGGACGCAGCGCCTCATGGGGCACCGGGAGCAAGGAGGACCGGTTCCGGTACGCGTACCAGGAGGCCGAACTCGCCGAGTGGCTGCCCCGGTTGCGTTCCCTGTCCGGGCGGGTCGACGCACTCCACGTGCTGTTCAACAACTGCTGCGGCACTGCGGCCGTCCGTGCCGCCGAGACGATGCAGCGTCTGCTGACCGGCGCCGACACAGCCCCCGCCGCTCCCGCCCCTCCCGCCTCTCCCGCCCCTCCGGCGTCGCCCGGCTCGCGCAGCACGCGGTGA
- a CDS encoding NUDIX hydrolase, with the protein MAVSDYDKHAYEPFAVTVDLAVLTVREGALHVLLVERGQEPYAGHWALPGGFVRPDESAETAARRELAEETGLFDVSGLHLEQLRTYSEPDRDPRMRVVSVAFAALLPHAPEPHGGSDAADARWVPYGQARPLAFDHDRILADAHERVGAKLEYSRLATAFCPAEFTLGELQQVYETVWGTTLDRPNFRRKVLATPGFVEQVPGAAKLTGGRGKPAALYRAGPATALHPPLLRPSREGRPA; encoded by the coding sequence GTGGCTGTGAGCGATTACGACAAGCACGCCTACGAACCCTTCGCCGTCACCGTCGATCTCGCCGTCCTCACCGTCCGCGAGGGCGCCCTGCACGTGCTGCTCGTCGAGCGCGGACAGGAGCCGTACGCCGGCCACTGGGCGCTGCCCGGCGGCTTCGTGCGGCCGGATGAGTCGGCCGAGACGGCCGCACGGCGTGAACTCGCCGAGGAGACCGGCCTGTTCGACGTCTCCGGGCTGCACCTGGAGCAACTGCGGACCTACAGCGAGCCCGACCGTGACCCTCGGATGCGGGTCGTCTCCGTCGCCTTCGCCGCGCTGCTGCCCCACGCGCCCGAACCGCACGGCGGCAGCGACGCGGCCGACGCCCGCTGGGTGCCGTACGGCCAGGCCAGGCCGCTCGCCTTCGACCACGACCGGATCCTGGCCGACGCCCATGAACGGGTCGGCGCCAAGCTCGAGTACAGCCGTCTCGCCACCGCCTTCTGCCCGGCCGAGTTCACCCTCGGCGAGCTCCAGCAGGTCTACGAGACGGTGTGGGGCACGACCCTCGACCGGCCCAACTTCCGCCGCAAGGTGCTCGCCACGCCCGGTTTCGTCGAACAGGTCCCCGGCGCCGCGAAGTTGACCGGCGGGCGCGGCAAACCGGCGGCGCTCTACCGCGCGGGACCTGCCACCGCCCTGCACCCGCCCCTCCTCCGACCGTCCCGGGAAGGACGCCCCGCATGA
- a CDS encoding ADP-ribosylglycohydrolase family protein, translated as MTATTVRKRAATGTLIGLALGDALGFPTEFNDVPSILAKCGPWREMQLPKRAFVSDDTQMTLALGRGLRSAMDRGVLGPESMAADVRQEFVAWNRSPENNRAPGRTCITACDLLEQPGLWQDASQIHSKGCGANMRVAPIGLAPGLSDEQRSGAAQLQSALTHGHPTALAASDLTAHAVRLLAQGAEPTGLVGLLRSYAIENRSRYHERWLGDLWTRSQDPSAEHFIARGWDECLAILDRLREAVRTVSPETDPCLATGEGWIAEEALATGLLCFLLFVDEPVTALRRAACTAGDSDSIACLTGAFAGAYHGVDAWPAEWADRIEYQSELVTLGALWD; from the coding sequence ATGACCGCCACCACCGTCAGGAAGCGCGCCGCGACCGGCACACTGATCGGGCTCGCCCTCGGGGACGCGCTCGGATTCCCGACCGAGTTCAACGACGTCCCGTCGATCCTCGCCAAGTGCGGGCCATGGCGGGAGATGCAGCTGCCGAAGCGGGCGTTCGTGTCCGACGACACGCAGATGACGCTGGCTCTCGGGCGCGGGCTGCGGAGCGCCATGGACCGGGGAGTGCTGGGTCCGGAGAGCATGGCGGCGGACGTGCGGCAGGAGTTCGTCGCATGGAACCGCTCCCCGGAGAACAACCGGGCGCCGGGCCGCACATGCATCACGGCATGCGATCTTCTGGAGCAGCCGGGGCTCTGGCAGGACGCCAGCCAGATCCACTCCAAGGGCTGCGGTGCCAACATGCGCGTCGCGCCCATCGGGCTCGCCCCGGGCCTCAGTGACGAACAGCGGTCCGGCGCCGCCCAGTTGCAGTCCGCGCTCACCCACGGGCACCCGACCGCCCTCGCCGCGTCCGACCTCACCGCGCACGCCGTACGGCTGCTCGCGCAAGGGGCCGAGCCGACCGGACTGGTCGGGCTGCTGCGGTCGTACGCCATCGAGAACCGCTCCCGCTACCACGAGCGCTGGCTCGGTGATCTGTGGACGCGGAGCCAGGACCCCTCGGCCGAGCACTTCATCGCGCGCGGCTGGGACGAGTGCCTGGCGATCCTGGACCGGCTGCGGGAAGCCGTCCGTACCGTCTCGCCGGAGACCGACCCGTGCCTCGCCACCGGCGAGGGGTGGATCGCCGAAGAGGCGCTGGCGACCGGGCTGTTGTGCTTCCTGCTCTTCGTCGACGAGCCGGTGACGGCCCTGCGCAGGGCCGCCTGCACGGCCGGGGACTCCGACTCGATCGCCTGTCTGACGGGCGCGTTCGCGGGGGCGTACCACGGGGTTGACGCCTGGCCCGCCGAGTGGGCGGACCGGATCGAGTACCAGAGTGAGCTGGTGACGCTCGGCGCCCTGTGGGACTAG
- a CDS encoding Rieske (2Fe-2S) protein has translation MTMQGPTRRSVLLATGAAAFTVGCGEYGDNNDSGSDTVEATAGTELARTSDIPVGGGKIFKDEKVVVTQPEKGEFKAFTNICTHQQCPVASVSDGTINCNCHGSKFSIKDGSVAHPPATQPLAEKKIKVDGDSIQLA, from the coding sequence ATGACGATGCAAGGCCCGACGCGGCGTTCGGTGCTTCTCGCGACGGGCGCGGCGGCGTTCACCGTGGGGTGCGGCGAGTACGGCGACAACAACGACTCCGGCTCCGACACGGTCGAGGCGACCGCCGGTACGGAGTTGGCGAGGACGAGCGACATCCCGGTCGGCGGCGGCAAGATCTTCAAGGACGAGAAGGTCGTCGTCACCCAGCCGGAGAAGGGCGAGTTCAAGGCCTTCACCAATATCTGCACCCATCAGCAGTGCCCGGTGGCGAGCGTCTCGGACGGCACCATCAACTGCAACTGCCACGGCAGCAAGTTCAGCATCAAGGACGGCTCGGTGGCCCACCCGCCGGCAACCCAGCCCCTGGCCGAGAAGAAGATCAAGGTCGACGGCGACTCGATCCAACTCGCCTAG
- a CDS encoding DUF6529 family protein: protein MTVDPNAATQGFPSPPPDHHRPSPARYLIPALVAAAVAVALGVYGKVHDPAGTAFNLAGFSSTGAVKSWLATVAVFFALVQFTSALMMYGRLPGPSWSSTLHRWSGRAAFLVAVPVAVHCLYALGCQTYETRVFWHSLLGCFFFGAFSAKMLLLRSERLPNWLLPIVGGLVFATLTVIWLTSALWFFRTFGVTT from the coding sequence ATGACCGTCGACCCGAACGCCGCCACGCAGGGATTCCCGAGTCCACCGCCCGACCACCACCGGCCGAGCCCGGCCCGCTATCTGATCCCGGCCCTGGTGGCCGCCGCGGTGGCGGTCGCCCTCGGTGTGTACGGCAAGGTCCACGACCCGGCGGGCACCGCCTTCAACCTCGCCGGCTTCAGCAGCACGGGTGCCGTGAAGTCCTGGCTGGCCACGGTCGCCGTCTTCTTCGCGCTGGTGCAGTTCACGTCGGCGCTGATGATGTACGGCAGGCTGCCGGGCCCGAGCTGGTCCTCGACGCTGCACCGCTGGTCGGGCCGCGCGGCCTTCCTGGTGGCGGTGCCGGTCGCGGTCCACTGCCTCTACGCGCTGGGCTGTCAGACGTATGAAACGCGCGTTTTCTGGCACTCCCTCCTGGGTTGCTTCTTCTTCGGGGCCTTCAGTGCCAAGATGCTCCTGCTCCGCTCGGAGCGCCTTCCCAACTGGCTGCTGCCGATCGTCGGCGGGCTTGTGTTCGCCACGCTGACGGTCATCTGGCTGACCTCCGCCCTCTGGTTCTTCCGAACGTTCGGAGTGACGACATGA
- a CDS encoding YidB family protein, translated as MAGNDLGGLLGSLLGSGSGSGGGNILGALLSALGKQGGNGDNPLGGLLDTLAKSGLAEQKESWLGSGENQSVTGAQIQQALPGDTLQQVAEEAGVSPDRAADALAQELPRAIDRMTPNGEVPASLEELIKQQSP; from the coding sequence ATGGCGGGAAACGATCTCGGTGGCCTGCTGGGCAGCCTGCTCGGTTCGGGCAGCGGTTCCGGCGGGGGCAACATCCTGGGCGCGCTGCTCTCCGCCCTCGGCAAGCAGGGCGGCAACGGCGACAACCCGTTGGGCGGGCTGCTCGACACCCTCGCCAAGTCGGGTCTCGCCGAGCAGAAGGAGTCCTGGCTCGGCAGCGGCGAGAACCAGTCGGTGACCGGCGCGCAGATCCAGCAGGCGCTGCCCGGCGACACCCTTCAGCAGGTCGCCGAGGAGGCGGGCGTCTCCCCGGACCGGGCCGCCGACGCGCTCGCCCAGGAGCTGCCGCGGGCCATCGACAGGATGACCCCGAACGGCGAGGTGCCGGCGTCCCTGGAGGAACTCATCAAGCAGCAGTCGCCGTGA
- the aroH gene encoding chorismate mutase, whose translation MAVRAVRGAVQLERDEAGHMDEQVGALLTAVLERNDLTADDLISIWFTATPDLHSDFPAAAARKLGSGFADVPLICAQELDIEGAMPRVVRILAHIESDRPRAEINHVYLGAAAALRKDIAQ comes from the coding sequence GTGGCGGTACGAGCGGTCCGGGGCGCCGTCCAGCTAGAGCGGGACGAGGCCGGTCACATGGACGAGCAGGTCGGAGCGCTGCTCACCGCCGTTCTGGAGCGGAACGACCTCACCGCGGACGACCTGATCAGCATCTGGTTCACGGCCACACCGGACCTGCACAGCGACTTCCCGGCCGCCGCGGCCCGCAAGCTCGGCAGCGGCTTCGCCGACGTACCGCTGATCTGCGCCCAGGAGCTCGACATCGAGGGCGCCATGCCGCGCGTCGTGCGGATCCTCGCGCACATCGAGTCCGACCGGCCCCGCGCCGAGATCAACCACGTCTACCTCGGTGCCGCCGCCGCTCTGCGCAAGGACATCGCCCAGTGA